Proteins from a genomic interval of Indicator indicator isolate 239-I01 chromosome 1, UM_Iind_1.1, whole genome shotgun sequence:
- the C1H3orf85 gene encoding uncharacterized protein C3orf85 homolog gives MAPKMCQMLVSALLFTASLSGILGAPFLAEDPANQFIRLKRQIPYSQNYWDPSSSQNAWGHTVAEQFSESWTALRDTAQYYMDWSSLAFDPSIVSDNINSYMDMLQQSGTHLQQQTRMSY, from the exons ATGGCTCCTAAGATGTGTCAAATGCTGGTGTCTGCTCTGCTGTTTACAG cttctctttcagGCATCCTTGGAGCACCTTTTCTGGCAGAAGACCCAGCAAATCAATTCATCCGACTCAAGCGACAGATACCATACTCTCAGAACTACTgggaccccagcagcagccagaatgCATGGGGACACACCGTGGCTGAACAG TTTAGTGAATCGTGGACAGCTTTGAGAGACACAGCACAATATTACATGGACTGGAGTTCTTTGGCCTTTGATCCGTCAATTGTCAG TGACAACATCAACTCTTAcatggacatgctccagcagtcTGGGACCCACCTACAGCAACAGACAAGAATGAGCTATTAA